ACCCCGCATTGCGTGAACGTCAAACAGAACCACGAGAACGGCGACGGAAAGCTTTCGCGCGAGCACTTTTTCTGTGCAAGGTGCATCTCCACCCCCGGCTCACACAGATAAAAAAACACATCTCTTAGAGAAAGGGGCACGGCGAGAATAGGCAGGTTGTCGTGTTGCCGTTTAGCACGCTCCTAACTGCCacagcgccctgcgcgctcgccgccggcctaCGATGTTTGCAGAGTGCGTCAGCGCCTCATTCGCTGAGGTGGAAGCAACTCATTTGCAGCACCGTGCACTCTGCTCTGAATAGAAGTCTCGTAAAACAGGAGCCAGTGCGGTGCCGGCTGCAGCAACGGTCCCCTCATCAGCCACACAGCAGCTGTCCTGCACGGCAGCCGGTCTGCTTCCTCAAAAGAGTCCCGACGCTTTATATATCTCTCCAGAGTACCTTTCGTTTGGCACACCGCCGCATTTTCTCAGTTCGCGCTGCGTTTCTGACTCCCTGGGGTTGCCAAACACCCTTCCCGGGGCCTGTGTCTCTCGAGGCGCACACACAGTGACCTCCCTCATACACCGCGCGAAGAAGATACATAAGAAGATGCTGTTCCTCATATTGGTGTCGCATAGACGGAGAAGTCTGTCTAGCCTTCAGAATGCTGATGGGAAATCCATTTTCTCTCCGTTTCTCATCCTTACGGCTTCGGTCTCACAgcggaaaacgacttccaCCGCACTGCAGTGCCCGCGGTGTACGAGAGGAAACAAGTCGTGCTCGCGAGCACTCTCGCGTTGTGAAATCTCGGTGTGCCATAGCAGCCGTCAGACAGACTAAGCACATCTCCCTATTTCTCGATAGATTCCTGCATCTGCTGTCACGTGCCGTTGACTAGACGCGGCTCCtgacgcgcggagacacccaGCGGTAGCGCTTTTTTCACTCGCAACTTCGCGTTCAGCGGAAACGTGGCTCGCCCGCTTGCAGCTTCGGCGACGCTCAACTTTTGCCCAATCGTCGGGTATTTCGTCCTCTGACGAATGACATGCCTTTGACTCTGGGCTCTAGATTCCGAAACGCAAATTCTGCTTTGAGATTTCAGTatacgcgcgccgcgcatgtCAAGCAATCGATTCTCCCGTTCCTGTCGTTCTTGTCTCGTcggtgtgtctctctcttgcccCGGCTGTTGGAGATCCTCGTCTCATCGCCGGCCTTTGAGGGCTGTGCTTCCTTTTTCTCCATTCACATCTTTAAAGGCGTATAGACAGCCCACCTTCGCCACCGGACTCGCAACTCACTTCACTTTTTTCCCCGCGCCTAGAGCGCTGCATCTGCCCAGTACTTTTCCCGGCGCTCGACTTCATCGCGGACGCATCTTCTGCCTTGACGTGGGAATCCCTCTCTCGTATTTCGTCCTTTTGAAACGATGTAAACATCTGCCGTTTCTCGGCGACACGGGGCTCTCTAGTCTCGCGAGCCGACCCTTCatgtctccgccgccatcCCGACTTCGTTTTCTCAACTTATCCAAACTCGCTTGTCTCCCGCGACTTCTCCGCCCTGGTTCTTGTgttccgctctctctccactcTACCGCGTCTGCCGGTTCCCGTTCTCTCTAGATCTCAAGTATCTTCAAGATGGCGCGGCCTACCTGCATCCAAGTTAACAGCGACAGGCGCCTCGGGTCTGCTCGCTTGCGCTTGcggtcttccgcctctcttcggcttcctcgcccgccggcgccgtcgtgTCTCCTTCAGCCTTCACGCTCGCGCCCTTCTGTTtgctccgcgtctgcctcaaGTTCACGGCCcccctctgcttcttcgcccttcggcgtctccgcttcactcgccagcgcctctcttctcgcctcggCGGTGTCTcagcttcgctctctctgcgtgccttccgcggcctgctttctctccgcatcctccgcgccttcttcggctgccttctcgccttccccTCGTTCTTCTAGCCGATGGGTGACAGTCTCTCCACGGGACCACGCTGCTCGCGCGTTCGCGTGTGCCCTCAGCTCGGCgccgagaagaggcgaactggagggcagcgagcgagctgctgcagagaggcTCTGCCCGCCGAGAAactgcggcgacgaggcgccggacTGCGAGCCGAGCCGTGAACAGCCGGAAGTCCTTCTGCTGCATGTCCTGTTCAAAGGCGGGCCTCGGGGGCACGTCAAGGGcatgaggaagaagacgaaagaagtGAGCAGCGTTTAGGATTTACGGCGCAGGCCGATGCGGAGACTTCTGCCTGAGCCGCGCGGCAAACGGAACGCGACGAGTGACATTCCAGAGGGCTGCTTATGCCCCCCCGTGATTCGGCCTCTTCGGTTTCACTTTGAGtccgctgcgccctcctTCCGTCTCGCActctgtcgcctctggcTCCTTCCTGGGTTCACGGCCTTCGTCCCCTCTCCTCTTGCGTCTTCTTTCGCGTCGCCTTTCAGTGCGTCCCCCCGCTCTTTCCCTGGCTTGCTTTCTTgtttcttctcgctttcaatctttttcgcctcttctgcgagTTCCCCCTCTCTGCGTTTAGGAGATCCTCTgggaagcgcgcgaggcgatctgcctcgcgcgcgcggccagcTGGCGAGTCGTTCCGGGCCCTGGGTCTCTTGCAGGTAAGATTCGTAGGTTTTGTCTCTCTCGGATGCCGTGTCTCTGTCGAGTATCTCTGCGTCTCGATCAAGCCGGATTTTCACCGCTTCACTCCCCTCTCGACACACGCCGGCCtgtgcggaggcagcggcctTCGGTTGCTTCGTAGAAGCGCACACCTATTTTCAGGAGCCCGCATCTACGAAACGCGTCTCTGTTCGCGATCCTGTATTCCTCTGTGCTTTGCTGAACGCACGCGCCGGTGGCAGGATGCCTCTGGcaagcgtctgcggctctctctcacgccgttgccgcaggcgctgtgTGTGATCAGGAGTTTAGGCGTCTGCGCACTAGCTGCATTTTTGCCTCAAACCTCTGCAGAGTGCTTTCAGTGAACCCCGTGGGCGAGAGAGTGTGTTCTGTAGATTATCTGTGCGCTTCCGGACGTATTTGTATCCAAAGTACGCTGCGAGCgaactagatacaaggaacttgacaagcattaatagatttatgCAGACTACAGGGCCTGGTCTCAACATTCTCCCCGTGTCaagccgcagcctcgcggccttctgccGTCGCGTGTTTGCGAGTTTTTGCctgcgcgagagcggagcgcggcctcgccttctcagcGCATTCGAACACCGTGCGGAGAGCTTTCCTCCGGCTTCGAACTTTCGCGGTGCTTCCCTTATCGAATTTAGAATTTTGCGTGCGATgcctgcttctttcgtcgtcttctgtaTCTCAACTCCcgtgtctcgaggtatgCGTAGTTCCAACTATAACTATTTAACTACTGCGTGGATGTCTGGTTCTCGGAGCGCATCTCGGAgaggctgctggcgccgACTTCATTTTTTCTTCGTCGTGTCGCCGttcgctttttctttctctcgctgcctgcagcaggcgggcGAGACGGCTGGCAGTGGGCGCTGTGGGAAGAGCGCGACGAgtgcgacgaggaggacgaaacTCTGGAGTGCGCGCGCTCGTCACCGCCTTCAGATCTGTCGAATGCTGCGCGTCCCGAtccggcctcggcgccgacggAGGCCATGCCCACCGGCCCTGGAGTCCCGGAGCTCGGagcggcgctctcggcgtctgcgcgtccccTCGAGGGGGGTCGTTCCTCGGCTGACTCGGTCGGTTTTCCAGCTTCTGGTGAGCAGCCTTCATCGCAGGACGGCGTGGCTGTAGCGACGACCGGCCGGCCCTCGGcgcacagaggcgccgcagaggcctcgcgcgacggcgaaggcgaaggcgagggcgaagcggagcTTTCGTGCGCGGGGGtcacgcggagagagagcgaagccaAGCGGCGACGCTtcaaagaagaagacgaggagattGCACTTGCAGAGAGCTGCGTCGTCGTGGTGCGGCAGGAAAGCCCGCAGTTCCTCTTTGGGAAGGGCAAGGTAggcgtgtgtctctttcGGATGTGGGGCGTTTCTTTGAAGAGCTCCGATCCGACAGTTGAGTACATCCCGTTGCTCTGCGGAGCCTCGTCATCTGAGTCTTTCCTCATGCGGCTCCAGACTGggcggctctctgcgcctcgcctccccctgCAGTTTCGGGGGTGAGGATGGGCGTCGAGGTCATCCTTTTCGAGTTTCGTTGGTGATCTCGCGTTGTGAGTGACCTCGGCGTGTTCAGAGGACTCCTCCGCTGGCGTCTCTCTATCCAGCGCACTCTTGTTTTTGTCGGGCGCCCTTCAGCTTCAGGAGctcgtttccttcttcggcAGGCGACCCACGCCGTTTGTGTTCATcaactgcagcagcgcgttcACGTCCGTGCCTCTCCCTGAGAGCTTAGCGGAGAGTTACGCCGAAGGCGGTCGCTCGCCGGATTCGCCATCTGAGCGCGACGGGGTAcgtctttcgcttcttcacgGGAGGCGCATGAGCCGCAGGTCTCGGTTGATCTTGCATTGCTCCGTTGCGCTTCAGTCCCACGCTGCGAGTCTCCGTTTTCGCCTAACCCCGCTGTTTTGTTCCTTACGGCTTATGCGCCGTCTTTTTTGTCGCTCGCTCTGGGCTGTTGTCGCGCTCGGCAGGCCGCAGGGCAGcaggcctcctccgccgcgtctccgcttctccaCGGGCAGTATGGCTACTACAGCCGGAACCGGACGATCGCGGGGCGGCTGATGATGAGCTCGAGCACAGACAAGTCGAGCGCAGGGCTGCGGCCGGTTCAGCTTGAGTACCTTCAACAGGCCTTCGAGgcttcgctggcgggcgccgcggcctcgttcgacgagctgcgccggcgcgagcgcgcgcgaggctgttTCCTCCCTGCCTGttcggcctcgctcgccagATACAACTTCCTGCTgccctccagcggcgccgagcccgccgcggacTGGGCGCAgaccgacgacgacgaggcgactgccgccgctggcgcggaggcgtggaggggggagggcgcagacgacgcggccgaaggcgaggcaggaggcgaagaaagcgacggagaagacctGGAGGAGGCCAACACGCGGATTCTGGAGTGGCTCaaaagacgagagaaagTGCAGGTCGTCGACCGCCAACGAGTGATTCTCGAAATCTTCACGACGCAAGCGCGAAACAAAAAAGCGATGCTTCAGGTAGATTCAAGAGGACACGCCCTTACTACTAGATAGCATCAGGATCTCTTAGCGAGACGTCTTCAGAAACGAAGCAAAACTGCCGCTCCACTGCATGGTTTGCCTTTTGAAGAAACCCGTGAACAGTTTCGCGAGCCTGCAGCGTCTCGGAAGAGTTGGGCATATATCGGATGGGAACTGATGGGAATGGAGAAGTGCGTGAGTCTTTAGAGGCTGCTGTATTTATTCACATGTGATGAGCAGTGCTCATCCTCAGCGCCAAGCTCGAGCCAGACACCGTTTTTCAGGGGTTTCGGGAGGTTCagaacgcagaagagacCCTATCGTTTCTCCGTTCGTCTCCTTTACTAAGTGCAACTGCTTACctgtctctttctccctctGTATCTACCGCGTGACGTCGACGCGGCAGTGCGTCTCTTTTGTGGGCGATACATCGTTGTGTGGAAATGTACTGCGTAGGTGTGCTTTGATTGCCTCTCCGCTACAGGTGGCGCTGGCTCGGGTCGCCTAtcttcgctcgcgtctgctgtcGGGCTCAGAAGTCCGCCGGCGACAGCTGTACGAACTCATAtacggcgccgcgaagattCGAGGCTGCGCCCCTGGCGCTGAGGTGCGTCGCTGAATGCcagaaggaagaaaaaacaggAATCTAGACCTTTCAAAGTTCCTTCGAAAATAGGATTCTACTTATCGTTTTCTTTGAACGGACTAGGCGCTTCGAGAAGTCTCGAACTGATCCTCCTGAGCGGTTAGGGGCAGGGAGTGAGAGGACTGTaccgacgcagagggaacGAATATTTTGACCTGTTTCGTGAAAGGCGACGGGATAGTCACAGCCCCTCAGCGCGTGCGTGGGCACACTTCCCAGGCGCCTTTGCACCTGGCTATGCAGCTTGGAGGCAGGGGAACAAAACACACGTGTATGCGTATCTAGCACCTATATTAAGACACTcatgtgtgcgtgtgcacgTTGAAATAGTTAGAGACATAAGCATGTGCAGTCACGCCAGGTTCTGCGATTGTTCGACGCTTACAGTGTTTTCTCTTTCCTGGTCCGAATGTCTCACCTCGCTCGCCAATCTGCGTCGCGTCCATTTTCCGTCATTTTTTTTGAATTTTATGCGTTTTCCAGGTTTCGCAGTGGCTCGGGGAGGTGACTGAGCAATAcgtgccttcgccgcggggcCCCAAGGAAGACTTTGAGCGCCAGTACGTCGACTCCATTAtgaagcgcctgcggagcgGAATCGCACGGGTGAGCGCCGAAAGAAAGCAGGCACACCGCCGGCTCTCGAGGGCGAAAGAGAGCGTGGAGGAACAGGAAAAGAAGGCAACGCTCAAGAGACAGTGGAAGACGATGAACCTATGGCCATGGGCGGCAGGGACATGTAGCGAGAGAGAATGCCATATGAACAAACCGTGAAGCTTGTAACGCAAAGGACAGGAAAAAAGACCGACGGATGgggccgggggggggcgaggggggggggaaggagggggagagcGGGGGCCGGAGGCGCCGTCGGACATGCACGAGTCGGATGCCGGTTTTGGAGTTTCTCCTTGTTTCCTTTGCCTCTCAGGAAGCGGCGACTCTGGCTTACCAGCGTCGAAACCGCTCGGGGTTGCCCTGTCTGGCGTTCGTTGGATACACCAACGCGGGGAAGTCGAGGCTGATCAACGCGCTCACCAAGGAcgggcagctgcagagcgcgGACCGGCTCTTCTGCACGCTGGACACGAAGATGAAGCATCTGCGGCTGCCGAACGGCGCCAAGTGTGTCGTCATGGACTCCATCGGCTTCATCCAGGTATGGAGGGGCATCCCGAGAGGATGAAAGTGCCACGACGCGAACAAACAACACATCGAAGCAGGAGACACTCGCGCGCGGATCGACAGGGACAGCCGCGCCACTGCGAGGGAAATGGCGGcaaggcgaggcagcgaccgcgagcgagagaggacggaCACACACAATGGCGCACAGAAGAACACAGGGCAGAAATACTCAACACTCGAGTTCAGTTACTGAGCAAGACAgaacagacacacgcggagCGTGTTTGGGCGCCGTGGATCTGTATCTCCGTAACTGTCTGTCTGTAGGCCCTCGAGATTCGCGAGCCTCTCGAGTCGGGTGTTTCCTCGCGAGGCGAGTCTGAAGGgccgctgccgtctgccTGCGTCTTGGGGATCCATTAAGCGTTTCGATATATCCTTGTGACGTCTTCTGTGCCTTCGCTAGCGGGgggtaggtaaatccttgtcgggcaattatcgtcgtgcgttaaagttggtccgactcttcacatgtcgtttatctaaaactaGCTATTAATCGCGCTAGAAAGGTGCGCCTTTGTGGGATCGAAAGCCGCGCCGACACGACCTGGCGAGGCCGGCACGTTGGAATATCGTTTTCTCCTGTGTTCAGGGCCTGCCTTTGTCCCTTTGCGGGGCCTTTCAATCCACGCTGGATGAGCTGCAGCACGCGGACCTGCTTCTGCATGTCGTGGATGTGAGCCACCCGATGTGGCAGCACCAGCGGCGCGTGGTGCTTCAGGCACTGTATCAGAACGCAAAAACcgtggaggcgaagcaaGAAAAGCGCCCTGGCTTCGAGGAGCACGTGAAGGCCCAGCgacgcgagctgctgcgccagcagctgcagacgccgctgcctgcgctctcgcgcttcctgggcgagagcgcaggcccacgaggcgacagcgggcgCAAtcacgccggcgccgagggcgaggacgactCGGGCGGAGACGGCTCGCCCCGCACAGACGCGGAAGCCAGGATGGAGACGCTGCTGCACGCGGTCGATGCCGAGCAGGCGTTTGAGGAGACGAAACTCGTCGAGAGAGTAATGGGTGGGAAAACGCGCATCCTCGAAGTCTGGACGAAGGTCGACCTTGTggaaagcgacgcgcgcaTGGAGGCCATCGCCCGCATGGCGCCGCCGAACGCGGTTCTCGTCAGCGCCAAAGACGGCACGGGGCTCAGGTTCCTCACACATGTAAGGCAGCACTTCCTCGAAACGCACATCACCTCGAAAAGCACTacgccagcgcctgcaggcggcccTAACGGGgtccgggggggggggggggggcaggggaggggaggaggcggaagcgggctgcgcggcttTGGCAGGCCCTGAGTGCCCCACGCAGCAGGGAGGTTTTCTGCGGCTTGTCTGGGCCTCCACCCAAAAAGTCCAGGCCGACTTCTGCTTCAGGATGAGTGAGACTCCATTGGGGCCGCCGGACAGCTACCGCCGCCACCCCCCCAATCCTACGCGCGCGGCTTGGAGGCCTCCGGAGCCGAGAGTGTGCCTGCCAGTTGCCGTGACGCTTGTCTCTGGCGGCGTCTTGAATCGCTAGCCACGCCTTCCTTCACTACATGGTCCGTAATATCGAAACTAACGAGATCTGTCCAGCTTCGCGACGGGGCGCGAGTGCGCCTCCGTGGCTCCTGCCGCTGAAACTAGGTGGGGCGTCGTCCGGTGTAAAGGGTCGTCGGCCGGCCGTTTGCCTGCAGCCCCGACACGCGAAGCACTCAGAGTGCGGGGAGAGTCGATAGAGAGGTCACGTCGACCCGCAAGGGACCGGTGCCCTGACCCGTTGCTGTCTGACTTTGCGTTCGTTCAGATGCTGGAAGAAGCGGTCGCCGCAACGGGCCGCGGACGGCGtgtccgcctcgcgcgcgtgcagTTTCCGGTTGAGCACTCGCGCGGAGTTTTCGCCTTCATCAGCCAAAACTGCCACGTAAGCAGCGAGTTGCACTCTGATGCCAGCGACTCCGCACGAGActtccttcgccgtcgcgcatCCAGTTCTTCACGCTGCTTCAGGCACCGCCGTCGTGCCGCGTactcagagagagagggaacgCCAATACCAGGCAGGCAACACACAGAAGGCAGGACGGCTGCTTTTCACAGCTTGTCACCGTGCGGCGCAGTTTCAGACCCCGCATATCACCACATGCCTCAGGCTGAGTCTGGCCTGGCGAGCCTTGtggctccgcgcggcgcgccgatgAGTTCCGCGGGCTGCACGAAGGAAGGACAATCCTGAACGCCACTGCCATGTGCACAGCGAGGAAAGAACTTCGGACAGCCAGcctttccgcctctccgATCTGCGCTGAAGGCTGGATCTGGCGTCCCGTGGCGCCATGGATGCGACCGAGATCTAGGCAGGCAGAGGCGTCGTGTGTGAGTGACTCCGCGGGCACTCTTGCTGGACTACTGTCCTTTCTTCGGGCCTTGCTTTCGTTTTTTCGCTGCAGGAGGCAGATTTCGAAATCACCTGCGCCTCTGATGAGACCGATGAAAAGAATCCGAAAGGTGTCTCCCCGCGAAGCGCCTATCTGGCCCCCCGAACCATGAGCGTCCACGTCCGCGCGAGTgcggagcagctgcggcagctgctgaagaagTTCCCGGCGTGCGCCATCCGCCTCGTGGACGAAGAAaagtcgccgccgtcgctcggcaACCCGAAGAAGACAGACTAGGCTTGGCCAAAGAGAGTccgcctgcttcgctgcagcgccgagtCGTCATCGCTTTGTCAGATCAGGCGCAGCTCGTCTCTTCGGCTcgagggccgccgccgcacacgtGCGGTCCCGCCTGAGTGGCGACCTCTCCACGCTCCGTGTATATCATACGGATGCCTCTTTGATTTTCCTGTCGACttccgcacgcggcgcagcgcgaaaaAACTCCCCTCACAGTGCCGCGCTGTCTTGCCGCCTAGCCGCACGCTCGAGCCACGGGCTCTGCGGACGGGCGTCCGGCGGTCTTATTTCTCAAAAGATGAGAGTTTTTTCGTAGGGGGTCTCGACGGGATTGGATACCTGTTGCAGTGTGTGCGCCACCTGTAGAAGCATCTTCGCTGTCTTTGCGTCTCACTAGTTTGACACGCTAACTTCCTGAGACTCACCGTGCCTGTTCTTTGAAACCCTCTTCCCCTTGTCGCCATTAGCTTGATCTTAAAGTGCCAGAAgcaccagaagccatgtAACCTATATAGTATGATGGGACATACGCCGAATATGCGATTGATACACATATTTTGGACACCGGTTGCGTTATgttgtagcacatatcatTCCCTTTGGTAGGGAAgttattcccaaacaacgGATCGTGTTGGCGAGTTGAACTACTTAGGATTTAATTCTCATCAGCGAAAGCTCCTTTGATGTCTATGAACGGAGCTCCATATCAGATGCTAGCCCTGTATTCTTCACCCACAGTATCTGCAACTCTTTAGTTACTTGCCTACATTTCTATGAGCGCTAATCAAATCTATAGGCCTGTGAAGAAACCAGAGACCACGACACCTTGCCAAAACCAACGGTGGACTGCACGACTCAGGCAAAGTCATGGCTTCGCAGTGCTGTTGTGTTGGGGTGggcagagggggggagagggggggggggggccaaGACCACCTGAACATGGCGCTGCCTGcagggcgcagctgcgcacgcggagaaaaGTAGACTCTGAGAGTTGTTGTGTCGCTCTCATGCACATACAAGCTATGATTTGACATCTAAATTTGCCGAAGCGGCCTGCATTGGAGACGCCACCTCAGCCTCCGTACAAAACAAGTATAAGACTATGCGCAGCAAAGTCCGTCCATGTACAAAAGACAAAGTcactgcagcggcgactGAGCCTTCGGGACTCTTGTCGCACCAGCACCGTCAGCGTGACACCTCAAAAAAGAGGTTTGAAAC
This portion of the Besnoitia besnoiti strain Bb-Ger1 chromosome VII, whole genome shotgun sequence genome encodes:
- a CDS encoding hypothetical protein (encoded by transcript BESB_076810); the protein is MARPTCIQVNSDRRLGSARLRLRSSASLRLPRPPAPSCLLQPSRSRPSVCSASASSSRPPSASSPFGVSASLASASLLASAVSQLRSLCVPSAACFLSASSAPSSAAFSPSPRSSSRWVTVSPRDHAARAFACALSSAPRRGELEGSERAAAERLCPPRNCGDEAPDCEPSREQPEVLLLHVLFKGGPRGHVKGMRKKTKEEILWEAREAICLARAASWRVVPGPGSLAAGGRDGWQWALWEERDECDEEDETLECARSSPPSDLSNAARPDPASAPTEAMPTGPGVPELGAALSASARPLEGGRSSADSVGFPASGEQPSSQDGVAVATTGRPSAHRGAAEASRDGEGEGEGEAELSCAGVTRRESEAKRRRFKEEDEEIALAESCVVVVRQESPQFLFGKGKVGVCLFRMWGVSLKSSDPTVEYIPLLCGASSSESFLMRLQTGRLSAPRLPLQFRGALLFLSGALQLQELVSFFGRRPTPFVFINCSSAFTSVPLPESLAESYAEGGRSPDSPSERDGAAGQQASSAASPLLHGQYGYYSRNRTIAGRLMMSSSTDKSSAGLRPVQLEYLQQAFEASLAGAAASFDELRRRERARGCFLPACSASLARYNFLLPSSGAEPAADWAQTDDDEATAAAGAEAWRGEGADDAAEGEAGGEESDGEDLEEANTRILEWLKRREKVQVVDRQRVILEIFTTQARNKKAMLQVALARVAYLRSRLLSGSEVRRRQLYELIYGAAKIRGCAPGAEVSQWLGEVTEQYVPSPRGPKEDFERQYVDSIMKRLRSGIAREAATLAYQRRNRSGLPCLAFVGYTNAGKSRLINALTKDGQLQSADRLFCTLDTKMKHLRLPNGAKCVVMDSIGFIQGLPLSLCGAFQSTLDELQHADLLLHVVDVSHPMWQHQRRVVLQALYQNAKTVEAKQEKRPGFEEHVKAQRRELLRQQLQTPLPALSRFLGESAGPRGDSGRNHAGAEGEDDSGGDGSPRTDAEARMETLLHAVDAEQAFEETKLVERVMGGKTRILEVWTKVDLVESDARMEAIARMAPPNAVLVSAKDGTGLRFLTHMLEEAVAATGRGRRVRLARVQFPVEHSRGVFAFISQNCHEADFEITCASDETDEKNPKGVSPRSAYLAPRTMSVHVRASAEQLRQLLKKFPACAIRLVDEEKSPPSLGNPKKTD